One region of Duncaniella freteri genomic DNA includes:
- a CDS encoding sigma-54-dependent transcriptional regulator, with the protein MEEVFSKPGRKIQTTNSISTAKKILERSDCTMLIVAVSGKDCDGIKLLEWTNDTILGIKKVGVAMTESPDIYNKVYKLGADHCFYFDSLVVDRLTIAIEKCHREDQRWFQRNSNAFQGCSRRINIESNSNSTLLLSGPQGVGKSAIARVIHDSSPRRSGPFVVAECAHYLSATESMDIFRGKETGVKHPLYRNQQGLLAQANGGTLYIHEVCMLPLHVQEVLATVIQRGVFTPQNLTKEIKFTGRIILSTKVNLAEKVRDGDFSEALFHCIHSNVVIVPPLSDCQDDIIPLAECFIKQICAESGIKSPRLTKGAINKLTNHIWTGNVRELFSTISRACYEFRGETLGKDDIVLNEIPKNRESHTRHYRVQRALRQTKGNKAQAAMLLGINRSTLYAWIKAEGIPKDYR; encoded by the coding sequence ATGGAAGAGGTATTTTCCAAACCGGGACGAAAAATACAGACCACCAACAGCATCAGCACTGCAAAGAAAATTCTTGAACGAAGTGATTGCACTATGCTGATAGTGGCAGTCTCAGGTAAAGACTGTGATGGTATAAAACTGCTTGAATGGACGAATGACACCATTTTAGGAATTAAAAAAGTTGGTGTGGCCATGACAGAGTCGCCGGATATATATAATAAGGTGTATAAGTTAGGTGCTGACCATTGCTTCTATTTTGATTCACTTGTTGTTGACAGACTTACAATTGCAATAGAAAAGTGCCATAGAGAAGACCAAAGATGGTTTCAACGGAATAGCAATGCTTTTCAGGGATGTTCGAGAAGGATAAATATTGAGAGCAACTCAAATTCTACGCTTCTCCTTTCAGGGCCCCAAGGTGTAGGAAAAAGTGCGATAGCGCGAGTGATTCATGACAGTAGCCCTCGCCGCTCCGGACCATTCGTTGTGGCTGAGTGCGCACATTATCTGAGCGCGACTGAAAGCATGGATATATTCCGTGGCAAGGAAACAGGTGTGAAACATCCTTTGTATCGCAACCAGCAAGGACTGTTGGCTCAAGCCAATGGAGGCACTCTTTACATTCATGAAGTTTGTATGCTGCCGTTGCACGTTCAGGAAGTGCTTGCCACTGTAATTCAACGCGGAGTGTTCACTCCTCAGAATCTTACAAAGGAAATCAAGTTTACCGGACGCATAATCCTATCGACAAAAGTAAATCTCGCTGAAAAAGTACGGGACGGTGATTTTTCCGAAGCCTTGTTTCATTGCATACACAGCAATGTTGTGATTGTTCCACCTCTTTCAGATTGTCAGGACGATATTATTCCTTTGGCGGAGTGCTTTATTAAGCAGATCTGCGCAGAGTCGGGAATCAAATCCCCTCGCCTTACAAAAGGTGCTATCAACAAATTGACCAACCATATCTGGACCGGCAATGTGCGGGAATTGTTCAGCACAATATCACGCGCTTGTTATGAGTTTCGTGGTGAAACATTAGGGAAAGATGATATAGTCCTGAATGAGATTCCCAAGAACAGAGAATCCCATACCCGTCATTATCGTGTGCAGCGGGCATTGAGGCAGACTAAAGGCAACAAGGCTCAGGCCGCAATGTTGCTCGGCATAAACCGCTCGACTCTCTATGCTTGGATTAAGGCAGAGGGTATTCCAAAGGATTATAGATAA